A part of Helicoverpa zea isolate HzStark_Cry1AcR chromosome 17, ilHelZeax1.1, whole genome shotgun sequence genomic DNA contains:
- the LOC124637992 gene encoding uncharacterized protein LOC124637992: MCWRQVSKFQKTLLVLFLYLTVYLLVSYALAPDATVSFVSEELRVGNKYVLMFLLAPQQPLFSDAEGAAVFTSRRCGRCFITNNRGLLPLSEFDAVLVAGERGVMGQAMAHMDPGKWYLMEAVARCLRRRLVGCAREPRITALGSRQVFDLCGLCSTLLQQRNASLSRGLN, from the coding sequence atgtgctggcgACAAGTTTCCAAGTTCCAAAAGACGTTGCTGGTGCTGTTCCTGTACCTGACGGTGTACCTGCTCGTGTCGTACGCGCTCGCGCCCGACGCCACCGTCAGCTTCGTCAGCGAAGAGCTGCGGGTCGGTAACAAGTACGTGCTGATGTTCCTGCTGGCGCCGCAGCAGCCGTTGTTTTCGGACGCCGAGGGCGCCGCGGTGTTCACGAGCCGGCGCTGCGGCCGCTGCTTCATCACCAACAACCGCGGGCTGCTGCCGCTGAGCGAGTTCGACGCGGTGCTGGTGGCGGGCGAGCGCGGCGTGATGGGGCAGGCCATGGCGCACATGGACCCCGGCAAGTGGTACCTGATGGAGGCGGTGGCGCGCTGCCTGCGGCGCCGGCTGGTGGGCTGCGCGCGGGAGCCGCGTATCACGGCGCTGGGCTCGCGCCAGGTGTTCGACCTGTGTGGTCTTTGCTCGACCCTGCTGCAGCAGCGCAACGCCAGTCTCTCACGTGGCCTTAACTAG